One window of the Eucalyptus grandis isolate ANBG69807.140 chromosome 8, ASM1654582v1, whole genome shotgun sequence genome contains the following:
- the LOC104415739 gene encoding nucleobase-ascorbate transporter 11 isoform X1 encodes MEAGSSSKNVGKAEGKVGGRRLGSMFSKIDPFVGRTDHNPRELRSWAKKTGFVSTFSGETNRSSSAKFDSGGFDLERDADRRGGGSSPKIEIDPVLGRTRRDSGVEIEPASVAGSGVSRDGNGGILGARNGALRGESQRVRVADEASLRDKEDKRKVGANGNGNLEGGNTRSENSNQNNGNGRGVAAVAPGVEMNKDDRKEEGDVRIDVYPEGEEPENGWWNRSPGMRLGLRDNPGFVPIIYYSLQHYLSLAGSLIFIPLIMVPTMGGSDKDTATVISTMLLVSGITTLLNSYFGTRLPLVQGSSFVFLAPALVIMNSREYRNLAEHRFRHIMRELQGAIIVGSIFQSFLGFTGLISLLIRLINPVVVAPTVAAVGLAFFSYGFPQAGSCVEIGIPLILLVLIFSLYLRGISIFGHRLFQIYAVPFSVVIIWAYAFFLTAGGAFDYKGCSPDIPSSNILVDSCRKHAYTMKHCRTDVSNAMRTAAWVRIPYPLQWGVPIFHLRTSMIMIVVSLVASVDSIGTYHSASVLVNLKPPSPGIVSRGIALEGFCSLLAGLWGSASGSTTLTENLHTIRITKVANRRVVEVGAVFLIFFSFIGKVGAILASIPQALAASILCFIWALIVALGLSTLQYTQTASFRNMIIVGVSLFLGLSIPAYFQQYQPEASLMLPGYLIPYAAASDGPVNSGSSQLDFAINALMSLNMVVTLLVAIVLDTTVPGNRQERGVYIWSQRDDIAADPSSLADYSLPRKVARIFCCSRCLTA; translated from the exons ATGGAAGCTGGGTCGAGCTCCAAAAATGTCGGCAAGGCTGAAGGGAAAGTGGGTGGTAGGAGACTCGGCTCAATGTTCTCAAAGATCGATCCTTTCGTTGGGAGAACCGACCACAATCCCAGGGAGCTGAGATCTTGGGCTAAAAAAACCGGGTTCGTCTCGACCTTCTCGGGGGAAACTAATCGCAGCTCAAGTGCGAAGTTTGATAGCGGCGGGTTTGATCTGGAGAGAGATGCTGATAGGAGAGGTGGGGGGTCCTCGCCTAAAATAGAGATCGACCCGGTTCTCGGCAGGACTAGACGGGATAGTGGGGTCGAAATCGAACCTGCTTCGGTTGCCGGAAGTGGAGTGAGCAGGGACGGAAACGGTGGCATTTTAGGGGCTAGGAATGGGGCATTGAGGGGCGAGAGCCAGAGGGTGAGGGTGGCGGATGAGGCGAGTTTGAGGGACAAGGAGGATAAGAGGAAAGTTGGTGCGAATGGAAATGGGAATCTTGAGGGAGGTAATACTAGGAGTGAGAATTCGAATCAGAACAATGGGAATGGGCGTGGAGTTGCAGCCGTTGCTCCAGGTGTGGAGATGAATAAAGATGAtagaaaggaggaaggagatgTGCGGATTGATGTCTATCCGGAAGGCGAAGAGCCGGAGAATGGGTGGTGGAACAGGTCGCCAGGAATGAGGTTGGGTTTAAGAGATAATCCGGGCTTCG TGCCAATTATTTACTACAGTTTGCAGCACTATTTGTCACTGGCTGGTTCACTTATATTCATCCCCTTGATCATGGTCCCAACCATGGGAGGATCCGAT AAGGATACCGCGACTGTAATTTCCACGATGCTATTGGTGTCTGGCATTACTACGTTGCTGAACTCTTACTTTGGTACCCGTCTTCCATTAGTTCAAGGGAGCTCGTTTGTATTTTTGGCACCAGCTTTAGTCATAATGAATTCACGGGAATATCGCAATCTCGCTGAACAT AGGTTTAGGCATATAATGAGGGAATTGCAAGGTGCTATAATTGTTGGTTCAATTTTCCAAAGCTTTCTGGGGTTTACGGGTTTAATCTCCCTCTTAATCAG GCTGATAAACCCTGTGGTGGTTGCACCAACTGTTGCTGCAGTTGGTTTAGCATTTTTCAGTTATGGTTTTCCTCAGGCTGGTAGCTGTGTGGAGATTGGCATTCCGCTGATACTATTGGTTCTTATTTTCTCATTG TACCTTCGAGGGATCTCCATCTTTGGGCATAGATTGTTCCAAATATATGCG GTTCCCTTCAGTGTGGTGATTATATGGGCGTATGCATTCTTTTTGACGGCCGGTGGGGCATTTGATTACAAAGGCTGCAGTCCCGACATACCCAGTTCAAACATATTAGTTGATTCGTGTAGAAAGCATGCTTACACTATGAAGCATTGTAGAACTGATGTCTCCAATGCAATGAGAACTGCTGCTTGGGTCAGAATTCCATACCCTCTGCAATGGGGTGTACCTATATTCCATTTAAGGACTTCCATGATCATGATCGTCGTGTCATTGGTCGCATCTGTGGATTCG ATTGGAACATATCATTCTGCATCAGTGTTAGTCAATTTGAAGCCTCCCAGTCCTGGAATTGTTAGCAGAGGAATCGCACTTGAGGGTTTCTGCAGTCTACTGGCAGGACTTTGGGGTTCTGCTTCTGGGTCAACAACATTGACTGAGAACCTTCATACGATAAGAATCACAAAGGTGGCCAATCGTAGGGTGGTGGAAGTTGGTGCCGTTTTCCTGATTTTCTTCTCATTCATAG GAAAGGTGGGTGCTATCCTTGCTTCTATACCACAAGCCCTGGCTGCTTCTATACTGTGCTTCATATGGGCGCTTATCGTGGCACTGGGCCTCTCCACGTTGCAATATACTCAGACAGCAAGCTTTAGAAACATGATAATAGTTGGCGTCTCACTGTTTCTTGGTTTGTCTATACCCGCTTATTTTCAACAGTACCAACCAGAAGCAAGTTTGATGTTGCCTGGTTACTTAATACCTTATGCTGCAGCATCAGATGGTCCAGTCAACAGTGGCAGTTCTCAA CTTGATTTTGCAATAAACGCGCTCATGTCATTGAATATGGTCGTGACTCTATTGGTGGCAATTGTGTTGGACACCACAGTTCCAGGCAATCGGCAAGAGCGTGGGGTATATATATGGTCACAACGGGATGATATAGCGGCAGATCCATCTTCGCTTGCTGATTACTCCCTTCCTAGAAAAGTTGCCCGAATCTTCTGTTGCTCAAGATGTTTGACTGCCTGA
- the LOC104415739 gene encoding nucleobase-ascorbate transporter 11 isoform X2: MEAGSSSKNVGKAEGKVGGRRLGSMFSKIDPFVGRTDHNPRELRSWAKKTGFVSTFSGETNRSSSAKFDSGGFDLERDADRRGGGSSPKIEIDPVLGRTRRDSGVEIEPASVAGSGVSRDGNGGILGARNGALRGESQRVRVADEASLRDKEDKRKVGANGNGNLEGGNTRSENSNQNNGNGRGVAAVAPGVEMNKDDRKEEGDVRIDVYPEGEEPENGWWNRSPGMRLGLRDNPGFVPIIYYSLQHYLSLAGSLIFIPLIMVPTMGGSDKDTATVISTMLLVSGITTLLNSYFGTRLPLVQGSSFVFLAPALVIMNSREYRNLAEHRFRHIMRELQGAIIVGSIFQSFLGFTGLISLLIRLINPVVVAPTVAAVGLAFFSYGFPQAGSCVEIGIPLILLVLIFSLYLRGISIFGHRLFQIYAIGTYHSASVLVNLKPPSPGIVSRGIALEGFCSLLAGLWGSASGSTTLTENLHTIRITKVANRRVVEVGAVFLIFFSFIGKVGAILASIPQALAASILCFIWALIVALGLSTLQYTQTASFRNMIIVGVSLFLGLSIPAYFQQYQPEASLMLPGYLIPYAAASDGPVNSGSSQLDFAINALMSLNMVVTLLVAIVLDTTVPGNRQERGVYIWSQRDDIAADPSSLADYSLPRKVARIFCCSRCLTA, from the exons ATGGAAGCTGGGTCGAGCTCCAAAAATGTCGGCAAGGCTGAAGGGAAAGTGGGTGGTAGGAGACTCGGCTCAATGTTCTCAAAGATCGATCCTTTCGTTGGGAGAACCGACCACAATCCCAGGGAGCTGAGATCTTGGGCTAAAAAAACCGGGTTCGTCTCGACCTTCTCGGGGGAAACTAATCGCAGCTCAAGTGCGAAGTTTGATAGCGGCGGGTTTGATCTGGAGAGAGATGCTGATAGGAGAGGTGGGGGGTCCTCGCCTAAAATAGAGATCGACCCGGTTCTCGGCAGGACTAGACGGGATAGTGGGGTCGAAATCGAACCTGCTTCGGTTGCCGGAAGTGGAGTGAGCAGGGACGGAAACGGTGGCATTTTAGGGGCTAGGAATGGGGCATTGAGGGGCGAGAGCCAGAGGGTGAGGGTGGCGGATGAGGCGAGTTTGAGGGACAAGGAGGATAAGAGGAAAGTTGGTGCGAATGGAAATGGGAATCTTGAGGGAGGTAATACTAGGAGTGAGAATTCGAATCAGAACAATGGGAATGGGCGTGGAGTTGCAGCCGTTGCTCCAGGTGTGGAGATGAATAAAGATGAtagaaaggaggaaggagatgTGCGGATTGATGTCTATCCGGAAGGCGAAGAGCCGGAGAATGGGTGGTGGAACAGGTCGCCAGGAATGAGGTTGGGTTTAAGAGATAATCCGGGCTTCG TGCCAATTATTTACTACAGTTTGCAGCACTATTTGTCACTGGCTGGTTCACTTATATTCATCCCCTTGATCATGGTCCCAACCATGGGAGGATCCGAT AAGGATACCGCGACTGTAATTTCCACGATGCTATTGGTGTCTGGCATTACTACGTTGCTGAACTCTTACTTTGGTACCCGTCTTCCATTAGTTCAAGGGAGCTCGTTTGTATTTTTGGCACCAGCTTTAGTCATAATGAATTCACGGGAATATCGCAATCTCGCTGAACAT AGGTTTAGGCATATAATGAGGGAATTGCAAGGTGCTATAATTGTTGGTTCAATTTTCCAAAGCTTTCTGGGGTTTACGGGTTTAATCTCCCTCTTAATCAG GCTGATAAACCCTGTGGTGGTTGCACCAACTGTTGCTGCAGTTGGTTTAGCATTTTTCAGTTATGGTTTTCCTCAGGCTGGTAGCTGTGTGGAGATTGGCATTCCGCTGATACTATTGGTTCTTATTTTCTCATTG TACCTTCGAGGGATCTCCATCTTTGGGCATAGATTGTTCCAAATATATGCG ATTGGAACATATCATTCTGCATCAGTGTTAGTCAATTTGAAGCCTCCCAGTCCTGGAATTGTTAGCAGAGGAATCGCACTTGAGGGTTTCTGCAGTCTACTGGCAGGACTTTGGGGTTCTGCTTCTGGGTCAACAACATTGACTGAGAACCTTCATACGATAAGAATCACAAAGGTGGCCAATCGTAGGGTGGTGGAAGTTGGTGCCGTTTTCCTGATTTTCTTCTCATTCATAG GAAAGGTGGGTGCTATCCTTGCTTCTATACCACAAGCCCTGGCTGCTTCTATACTGTGCTTCATATGGGCGCTTATCGTGGCACTGGGCCTCTCCACGTTGCAATATACTCAGACAGCAAGCTTTAGAAACATGATAATAGTTGGCGTCTCACTGTTTCTTGGTTTGTCTATACCCGCTTATTTTCAACAGTACCAACCAGAAGCAAGTTTGATGTTGCCTGGTTACTTAATACCTTATGCTGCAGCATCAGATGGTCCAGTCAACAGTGGCAGTTCTCAA CTTGATTTTGCAATAAACGCGCTCATGTCATTGAATATGGTCGTGACTCTATTGGTGGCAATTGTGTTGGACACCACAGTTCCAGGCAATCGGCAAGAGCGTGGGGTATATATATGGTCACAACGGGATGATATAGCGGCAGATCCATCTTCGCTTGCTGATTACTCCCTTCCTAGAAAAGTTGCCCGAATCTTCTGTTGCTCAAGATGTTTGACTGCCTGA
- the LOC104415740 gene encoding protein SKIP34: MCHGHHHHRRPFSDDHFAPARGAGPLLNADAVAAAEDLRSRLAETEARLARARAREAELSRRLEEMKRFVSVMEILETYLARRFAEQRDRVERLLVPSPRN, from the coding sequence ATGTGCcacggccaccaccaccaccggaGGCCCTTCTCCGACGACCACTTCGCCCCCGCGCGGGGCGCGGGGCCCCTCCTGAACGCCGACgccgtggcggcggcggaggaccTGCGGAGCCGCCTCGCCGAGACGGAGGCGCGCCTGGCGCGGGCCAGGGCCCGGGAGGCCGAGCTGAGCCGGCGGCTGGAGGAGATGAAGCGCTTCGTCTCCGTGATGGAGATCCTCGAGACCTACCTGGCCCGGCGGTTCGCCGAGCAGCGGGATCGCGTCGAGCGTCTCCTCGTGCCGTCGCCGCGCAACTAG
- the LOC104415742 gene encoding LOW QUALITY PROTEIN: protein ecdysoneless homolog (The sequence of the model RefSeq protein was modified relative to this genomic sequence to represent the inferred CDS: inserted 1 base in 1 codon; deleted 1 base in 1 codon) has product MADSDPAAAAAAPTSIFSQSHHRSRLPDDTVFYSVFPDSAAASSSPPPSPADLQSLHLRILSSVXPFTSSYLWQHQPFSLSLSSPPPSPPCPCSPPPPPAPLHLHGRLRYGDNLEDEWFVVFLLFHISREFPDLSVRVWDTDGEFLLIEAAFHLPRWLNPETSLNRVFVRRGDLHIVPRDKVASPSIVDSLRFLVANGDESRAGDAVQNAVKARIAGYPEQARRNMHRVRVRVPASVAQVLRHEPCLISLAVEGFYDRDIDSMKYAARMERFLSKGKEEELVTVVVTLSRAMYAQLVQQTFQAPKCYPMPSRSNPRAYTEAELGMKIACGFEMMYQMRRREGLEGKGSTWEAYRESLERSGYFEGLLPGSKEYRRLMEKAEEYYKNSSLFSKASEMLSSPVRRIDEILALPHSADDFRNQEVPPSDDDSWLYTGEDELNSALLERQKEMELYDAMHGKKQKSKEPSDTGPSNRSNDDCDLSNIAKTMEAFVQKVSSYEGAEVPDQRDTVDLDVDRFFKDMESVLGRHETEVTSPDGDAGEGSSSDMDFDESEDATDDEDKEDIFMDSYSDALSQELKSSTLTKSFVRANEEPSKTNQRASSSTQDTDEDFTPVDVDVNLMKSLLDSFSSQEGLPGPASNLLGLMGLRLPQDGNKGK; this is encoded by the exons ATGGCGGACTCCgaccccgccgccgccgccgccgctccgaCCTCCATATTCTCCCAGAGCCACCACCGCTCCCGCCTCCCCGACGACACCGTCTTCTACTCCGTCTTCCCcgactccgccgccgcctcctcctccccgcCGCCGTCCCCCGCCGACCTCCAATCCCTCCACCTCCGGATCCTCTCCTCCG TCCCCTTCACCTCCTCCTACCTGTGGCAGCACCAgcccttctccctctccctctcctccccgccgccgtcgccgccctgCCCCTGctcccccccgccgccgccc gctcCCCTCCACCTCCACGGCCGGCTCCGCTACGGCGACAACCTCGAGGACGAGTGGTTCgtcgtcttcctcctcttccacaTCTCCCGCGAGTTCCCCGACCTCTCCGTCCGCGTCTGGGACACCGACGGCGAGTTCCTCCTCATCGAGGCCGCCTTCCACCTCCCCCGCTGGCTCAACCCGGAGACCAGCCTCAACCGCGTCTTCGTCCGGCGCGGCGACCTCCACATCGTCCCCCGCGACAAGGTCGCGTCCCCGTCGATCGTCGATTCGCTGAGGTTCTTGGTCGCCAACGGGGATGAGTCGCGCGCCGGGGACGCGGTGCAGAACGCGGTGAAGGCTCGGATCGCCGGCTACCCCGAACAGGCGAGGAGGAATATGCACAGGGTTAGGGTTAGGGTTCCGGCGTCGGTCGCGCAGGTGCTGAGGCACGAGCCCTGCCTGATTTCGCTCGCCGTGGAAGGGTTCTACGACAGGGATATCGATTCGATGAAGTACGCGGCGAGGATGGAGAGGTTCTTGAGtaaggggaaggaggaggagctcgtGACCGTGGTGGTCACCTTGTCGAGGGCAATGTATGCACAGCTGGTGCAGCAGACGTTTCAGGCTCCGAAATGTTATCCGATGCCGAGCAGGAGCAATCCCAGGGCGTATACGGAAGCTGAATTGGGGATGAAGATTGCTTGCGGTTTCGAGATGATGTATCAGATGCGGCGAAGAGAGGGTTTGGAAGGGAAAGGAAGCACGTGGGAGGCGTATAGAGAAAGCTTGGAGAGGAGCGGATACTTCGAAGGGTTGCTTCCGGGTTCGAAGGAATATAGGAGGTTGATGGAGAAGGCAGAGGAGTATTACAAGAATAGTTCCTTGTTCTCAAAGGCTAG tGAAATGCTGAGCTCTCCAGTCAGGCGCATAGATGAGATTCTTGCATTACCTCACTCAGCCGATGATTTTAGGAATCAGGAGGTTCCTCCCTCTGATGATGACTCTTGGCTATACACCGGTGAGGATGAATTGAACTCTGCACTTCTGGAAAGACAGAAGGAGATGGAACTTTATGATGCTATGCATGGGAAAAAGCAGAAATCAAAAGAGCCATCAGACACTGGTCCTTCGAACCGCAGCAATGATGATTGTGATCTCAGTAATATAGCAAAGACCATGGAGGCATTCGTCCAAAAGGTGTCAAGCTACGAGGGAGCGGAAGTTCCTGATCAAAG GGATACAGTAGACCTCGATGTGGATCGTTTTTTTAAGGACATGGAATCTGTACTTGGGCGTCATGAAACGGAGGTTACTTCTCCAGATGGAGATGCTGGGGAAGGGTCCTCCTCAGACATGGATTTTG ATGAATCTGAAGATGCAACTGATGATGAAGATAAGGAGGATATTTTCATGGATTCTTATTCGGATGCTCTAAGTCAGGAATTAAAGAGCAGCACACTCACTAAAAGTTTTGTTCGTGCCAATGAAGAACCATCAAAAACAAATCAG AGAGCATCAAGTTCCACCCAAGACACGGACGAGGATTTCACTCCAGTCGACGTGGATGTGAAcctgatgaagagcttgctcgaTTCGTTCTCTTCCCAAGAGGGGCTTCCCGGACCGGCTTCGAATTTGCTCGGTCTCATGGGGCTCCGTCTCCCACAAGATGGCAACAAGGGGAAGTAG
- the LOC104415745 gene encoding IMPACT family member in pol 5'region — protein MSINGYNHHFHRLISPSHLFAVVVAGPRRSMATTVAAAAAAPSSAATGSNSRHRGGGGAAYTAIKERVVFEREVKKSKFIAIAGPVSDEQSAFSFLSQVRDPRATHNCWAYKVGDQFRSNDDGEPSGTAGKPIYSAIESSGIDRVMVVVIRHFGGIKLGTGGLVRAYGGVASECLKNAPTCLVKSKVPMGVEIPYELLGVLYHQLQAFHAEDIKQDYETGKDVTTMVTFKVDYDQMEKLEEAIKANCGRDIPLYKS, from the exons ATGAGCATTAACGGCTACAACCACCATTTTCACCGCCTCATCTCTCCCTCCCACCTcttcgccgtcgtcgtcgccgggCCGCGCCGATCGATGGCCACGAcagtcgccgccgccgccgccgctccctcCTCTGCGGCCACCGGCAGCAACAGCCGCCACCGCGGCGGGGGCGGCGCTGCTTACACGGCGATCAAGGAGAGAGTCGTGTTCGAGAGGGAAGTCAAGAAGAGCAAATTCATCGCGATCGCCGGCCCTGTCTCCGACGAGCAGTCCGCCTTCTCGTTTCTCTCCCAG GTTAGGGATCCGCGTGCGACTCATAATTGTTGGGCTTATAAG GTGGGAGATCAGTTCCGGTCTAATGACGACGGTGAACCGTCGGGTACTGCTGGAAAACCTATTTACTCTGCTATTGAATCTTCGGGGATCGATAGAGTGATGGTTGTAGTTATAAG GCACTTTGGAGGTATTAAACTAGGTACGGGAGGGCTGGTGAGAGCATACGGTGGAGTGGCATCAGAGTGCTTAAAGAATGCCCCAACTTGTCTGGTGAAATCTAAA GTTCCAATGGGTGTGGAGATTCCTTATGAGCTATTGGGAGTTCTATATCATCAG TTACAAGCTTTCCATGCTGAGGACATCAAGCAGGACTATGAGACTGGTAAAGACGTTACCACCATGGTTACCTTCAAGGTTGATTATGACCAGATGGAGAAATTGGAAGAAGCTATCAAAGCAAATTGTGGTCGTGATATTCCATTGTATAAATCCTGA